In a single window of the Hirundo rustica isolate bHirRus1 chromosome 39 unlocalized genomic scaffold, bHirRus1.pri.v3 SUPER_39_unloc_3, whole genome shotgun sequence genome:
- the LOC120747980 gene encoding gap junction delta-2 protein-like: protein MGEWTILERLLEAAVQQHSTMIGRILLTVVVIFRILIVAIVGETVYEDEQSMFLCNALQPGCNQACYDLAFPISHMRYWVFQILLVCTPSLCFITYSVHQAAKRGGHRGQRGQRGQRGHRRCAFLRPLLRPRRRRGDTEGDTEGDIRGDTRGDIEGDTRGDAERSGGGAKGRRHEGISRFYVIQVVFRNALEIGFLGGQYFLYGFKVPAIFECRRYPCLKEVECYVSRPTEKSVFLVFMFAVSGVCVLLNLAELNHLGWRKVRAAVRGARARRRSLPGDAGITGMTGITGTGITGTAGITGTGITGTGITAGITATGITGTMGRTQSSESAYV, encoded by the exons gatcctgctgACGGTGGTGGTGATCTTCCGCATCCTGATCGTGGCCATCGTGGGCGAGACGGTGTACGAGGACGAGCAGAGCATGTTCCTGTGCAACGCGCTGCAGCCGGGCTGCAACCAGGCCTGCTACGACCTGGCCTTCCCCATCTCGCACATGCGCTACTGGGTTTTCCAGATCCTGCTGGTGTGCACGCCCAGCCTCTGCTTCATCACCTACAGCGTGCACCAGGCCGCCAAGCGCGGCGGGCACCGGGggcagcggggacagcggggacagcggggacaccgGCGCTGCGCCTTCCTGCGCCCGCTGCTGCGCCCGCGCCGGCGCCGCGGGGACACGgagggggacacggaggggGACATCCGTGGGGACACCCGTGGGGACATCGAGGGGGACACCCGCGGGGACGCGGAgcgcagcggcggcggcgccaaGGGCAGGCGGCACGAGGGCATCTCCCGCTTCTACGTCATCCAG GTGGTGTTCCGGAACGCCCTGGAGATCGGGTTCCTGGGTGGACAATATTTCCTGTACGGGTTCAAGGTCCCGGCCATCTTCGAGTGCCGCCGCTACCCGTGCCTCAAGGAGGTGGAGTGCTACGTCTCGCGCCCCACCGAGAAGAGCGTCTTCCTGGTGTTCATGTTCGCCGTCTCCGGCGTCTGCgtcctgctcaacctggccgAGCTCAACCACCTGGGCTGGCGCAAGGTGCGCGCCGCCGTCAGGGGGGCCCGGGCGCGGCGCCGCTCCCTGCCCGGGGACGCCGGGATAACGGGAATGACAGGGATAACGGGGACAGGGATAACGGGGACGGCGGGGATAACGGGGACAGGGATAACGGGGACAGGGATAACGGCAGGGATAACGGCGACAGGGATAACGGGGACGATGGGAAGGACCCAGTCCAGCGAGTCAGCCTACGTGTGA